From one Xiphophorus hellerii strain 12219 chromosome 18, Xiphophorus_hellerii-4.1, whole genome shotgun sequence genomic stretch:
- the LOC116737261 gene encoding acetylcholinesterase-like, which translates to MAAFQPLLLLTLTELVASHPIIITKYGRVRGRLMTVLDGQVQVFLGIPYARPPTGSYRFLPPTPKPKWEHVLDAVTLPNSCYQVRDTTFPGFEGAEMWNPNTPVSEDCLYLNVWAPVFKTPKPQRADRVPVLVWIYGGAFVSGTSTLDVYQGHFLCKSQNVVVVSMNYRLGPLGFLAIHGHKEIRGNQGLLDQRLALKWVVDNIAVFGGDPKKITLFGESAGAASVGFHLLSPGSQGLFQRAVMQSGVPNAAWAIANKTEIYDRAVGLAKLLGCPVGSSYRMGYCLQDASAEDIVNKQYENLVPPSVLSVPFVPNIDGDVIPSDIETLLNSSTLLKKELLIGLNKDEGTYFLFYGMPGFNREGGSFITRKNFMDGLPLALTNKSELVKEAAIFDYTDWQDESNTMSNRDEMGRMVGDVLFNCPLMAFATKFAEHGGKTFFYFFDHVSSKNPWPTWAGVMHGYEIEFVFGMPLNTLLKYSEDEVTLAKTVMQHYGNFARSGNPGFRGGDWPLFTANAQSYVTLNDDSKGIKSRLKANECYLWNNLMKEYQELSDSLTRCSSSGIVHYNWVFLLILLVISFTH; encoded by the exons ATGGCAGCCTTTCAGCCTTTGCTTCTTCTCACCCTGACTGAATTAGTTGCCTCTCACCCTATAATCATCACCAAATATGGACGAGTTCGAGGGAGGTTGATGACTGTGCTAGATGGTCAGGTTCAAGTATTTCTTGGTATTCCGTATGCAAGACCGCCTACTGGAAGTTATAGATTCCTTCCTCCGACCCCTAAACCTAAATGGGAACATGTGTTGGATGCCGTTACATTACCAAATTCCTGCTACCAGGTGCGAGATACCACCTTTCCAG GGTTTGAAGGTGCAGAGATGTGGAATCCAAACACCCCTGTGAGTGAGGACTGTCTGTACTTGAATGTTTGGGCCCCTGTGTTCAAGACACCCAAACCCCAACGCGCAGATCGTGTTCCTGTATTAGTTTGGATATATGGAGGTGCCTTTGTGTCAGGAACATCCACCCTGGATGTCTACCAAGGCCATTTCCTGTGTAAATCTCAGAACGTTGTTGTGGTATCTATGAATTACAg ACTGGGACCACTTGGCTTTCTGGCTATTCATGGACACAAAGAAATCCGGGGAAATCAAGGTCTACTGGATCAGCGTTTGGCACTTAAATGGGTGGTTGATAACATTGCTGTATTTGGAGGTGATCctaaaaag ATAACACTATTTGGGGAGAGTGCTGGAGCAGCATCTGTGGGGTTCCACCTGCTCTCTCCAGGCAGCCAGGGCCTCTTTCAAAGGGCTGTGATGCAGAGCGGCGTCCCTAATGCAGCATGGGCCATAGCAAATAAAACTGAGATATATGACAG AGCCGTCGGACTAGCAAAATTGCTAGGATGCCCCGTGGGTAGTTCTTATCGTATGGGATATTGTTTGCAGGATGCTAGTGCTGAAGACATAGTAAACAAACAATATGAAAATCTTGTTCCGCCTTCAGTTTTGTCCGTGCCTTTTGTCCCAAATATTGATGGAGACGTCATACCATCTGACATAGAA acgTTGCTAAACAGCTCTACTCTTCTCAAAAAAGAACTGTTGATAGGCTTGAATAAAGATGAAGGAAcctactttcttttttatggAATGCCTGGTTTCAATCGCGAGGGTGGAAGTTTCATCACCAGGAAGAACTTTATGGACGGTTTACCACTAGCACTGACAAATAAAAGTGAGCTTGTTAAAGAAGCTGCTATTTTTGACTACACTGATTGGCAAGATGAATCCAATACGATGTCCAACCGTGATGAAATGGGGAGGATGGTTGGAGATGTGCTGTTCAATTGTCCTTTAATGGCATTTGCTACTAA gTTTGCAGAACATGGCGGTaagacctttttttatttttttgaccatGTGTCATCCAAAAATCCCTGGCCAACATGGGCGGGTGTTATGCATGGCTACGAGATAGAATTTGTCTTTGGGATGCCTCTGAATACTTTGTTGAAGTACTCAGAGGATGAAGTGACTTTGGCCAAGACGGTTATGCAGCACTATGGCAACTTTGCCCGGTCTGG AAATCCAGGGTTTAGAGGAGGTGACTGGCCACTGTTTACCGCTAATGCTCAGAGCTATGTCACTTTGAATGACGATAGTAAAGGAATAAAGAGCAGGTTAAAAGCTAATGAGTGTTATTTGTGGAACAATTTGATGAAAGAATATCAGGAGTTGTCAG ATTCCCTGACGCGGTGCAGTTCAAGTGGGATTGTTCACTACAATTGGGTGTTCCTTCTTATTTTGTTAGTTATCAGTTTTACCCATTGA